One region of Chryseobacterium sp. C-71 genomic DNA includes:
- a CDS encoding MFS transporter — MISLSPLKTLENIEFRNLLTGRFFIVLAFRMLATLLGWWVYQLTKDPFSIGLIGLSEVIPAVSCALYAGHVIDMNEKKKLLLICTYLYVFLIGLLLIPAFYNVELHFTGHEITYFIYGVIFFTGIVRAFIGPIVPSMIPKIVQKVNLPSAITLNQGTFLISSVCGHAAGGFLIGLVGVKWTLIAIISLISIASIFFWQLNKQFSEHEKDKIKVMESMREGISYIFKTKEILGALCLDMFAVLFGGAVAMIPVFATDILKSGAEGFGLLNAASDIGSMIIITTLSIIPLRKNQGKVLLGVVAGFGLCIIGFGLSHYYWLSFMFLVLSGMLDGISVVIRGTIVQLKTPDHIRGRVLSVNSIFIMSSNEMGQFESGLAAKLLGVVRSVVFGGSMTLLIALIVAGTNPKLRKMQY; from the coding sequence ATGATTTCGCTTTCCCCGCTCAAGACTTTAGAAAATATAGAATTCAGAAATCTTCTTACCGGGAGATTTTTTATTGTTTTAGCATTCAGGATGCTTGCCACACTTTTAGGCTGGTGGGTGTATCAATTAACAAAAGATCCTTTTTCTATAGGTTTAATTGGGCTTTCGGAAGTAATTCCAGCGGTAAGTTGCGCCTTATACGCCGGCCATGTTATTGATATGAACGAAAAGAAGAAACTGCTATTAATCTGCACCTACCTTTATGTTTTTCTAATTGGCCTGTTACTAATTCCTGCGTTTTATAATGTTGAACTTCATTTTACAGGACATGAAATCACTTACTTCATCTACGGAGTGATATTCTTCACAGGAATTGTGCGAGCGTTTATCGGCCCGATTGTTCCTTCGATGATTCCGAAAATTGTACAGAAAGTTAACTTACCTAGTGCAATCACATTAAATCAGGGAACATTTTTGATTTCTTCCGTTTGTGGCCACGCTGCCGGAGGATTTCTGATTGGTTTAGTCGGGGTGAAATGGACTTTGATTGCTATAATCTCTTTAATTTCAATTGCTTCTATCTTTTTCTGGCAACTGAATAAGCAGTTTTCTGAACATGAAAAGGATAAAATAAAAGTGATGGAAAGTATGCGTGAAGGTATTTCTTATATTTTTAAAACTAAAGAAATACTCGGAGCACTTTGTCTTGATATGTTTGCTGTACTTTTTGGCGGTGCCGTTGCGATGATTCCTGTTTTTGCGACAGATATTTTAAAATCGGGCGCCGAAGGTTTTGGGTTATTAAATGCTGCTTCAGATATTGGTTCGATGATTATCATTACCACACTTTCTATAATTCCTTTGCGTAAAAATCAAGGTAAAGTGTTACTTGGTGTCGTTGCCGGGTTCGGACTTTGCATCATTGGTTTCGGGCTTTCACATTATTATTGGCTTTCATTTATGTTTCTGGTTTTGAGCGGAATGCTTGATGGTATTTCTGTTGTTATTCGTGGAACAATCGTACAATTGAAAACTCCTGATCATATAAGAGGAAGGGTTTTAAGTGTGAATTCTATTTTCATTATGTCAAGTAATGAAATGGGACAATTTGAGAGCGGATTAGCAGCAAAGCTTTTGGGTGTGGTAAGGTCTGTCGTATTTGGTGGTAGCATGACTTTATTGATTGCATTAATTGTTGCAGGCACGAATCCAAAATTAAGAAAAATGCAATATTAA
- a CDS encoding GH3 auxin-responsive promoter family protein, with translation MLNFFKKNAALIWAKKHVQKTNDFKQNAEKNQEKLLLSLVKTAEKTLYGREHQFENIHSVEDFQKNVQIADYEDLKPYIEKVKKGQRNILWTETPEYFAKTSGTTSGSKYIPISKEGMPYQVAGAQSALFHYISKKGNADFVNGKMIFLQGSPELEEVFGIKTGRLSGIVAHHIPNYLQKNRLPSWETNLMEDWEAKVDKIVEETEKENMTLISGIPPWLIMYFEKLIEKNGKKIKQLFPNLQLIVTGGVNYEPYREKMEELLGGKVDIVQTFPASEGFFAFQDDYTKEGLLLLTNHGIFYEFIPLEQYGKPNAQRLTLKEIELNKDYALILTTNSGLWAYSIGDVVRFINKKPHRVLVSGRTKHFTSAFGEHVIAFEVEEAMKATVEKFPAQITEFHLAPEVNPEEGLPYHEWFIEFEKEPENLDLFKNELDDQLRKRNTYYDDLISGNILQKLKISKLSKNAFQEYAKSEGKLGGQNKIPRLANDRKIADLLKIYKI, from the coding sequence ATGTTAAACTTCTTCAAGAAAAATGCAGCACTGATTTGGGCAAAAAAACATGTTCAAAAGACAAATGATTTTAAGCAAAATGCAGAAAAAAATCAGGAAAAACTGCTTTTGTCACTTGTGAAAACTGCCGAGAAAACACTTTACGGGAGAGAACATCAATTTGAAAACATCCATTCCGTAGAAGATTTTCAGAAAAACGTGCAAATTGCAGACTATGAAGATCTTAAACCTTATATAGAAAAAGTAAAAAAAGGTCAACGCAATATTCTCTGGACAGAAACTCCGGAATATTTTGCAAAAACATCAGGAACAACGTCAGGTTCAAAATATATTCCGATCTCAAAAGAAGGAATGCCCTATCAGGTTGCAGGCGCTCAAAGTGCGCTATTTCATTATATTTCAAAAAAAGGAAACGCCGATTTCGTTAACGGAAAAATGATTTTTTTACAGGGAAGTCCTGAATTGGAAGAAGTTTTTGGAATAAAAACAGGCAGACTCTCCGGAATTGTAGCGCATCATATCCCGAATTATCTTCAAAAAAACCGTCTGCCAAGCTGGGAAACCAATCTGATGGAAGATTGGGAAGCAAAAGTCGACAAAATTGTAGAAGAAACGGAAAAGGAAAACATGACGTTGATTTCCGGAATTCCGCCTTGGTTGATCATGTATTTTGAAAAACTGATTGAGAAAAACGGTAAAAAAATCAAACAGCTTTTCCCCAATCTTCAATTGATTGTTACAGGCGGTGTCAATTATGAACCTTATCGTGAGAAGATGGAAGAATTATTAGGTGGAAAAGTTGACATTGTTCAGACATTTCCTGCTTCTGAAGGATTTTTTGCTTTTCAGGACGATTATACTAAAGAAGGACTTTTACTTTTAACCAATCATGGGATTTTCTATGAATTTATTCCTTTAGAACAATATGGAAAGCCGAATGCTCAACGACTGACTTTAAAAGAAATCGAACTCAATAAGGATTACGCATTAATTTTAACGACAAATTCAGGTTTGTGGGCATATTCTATCGGTGACGTTGTAAGATTTATTAATAAAAAACCGCACCGAGTATTGGTGAGTGGAAGAACCAAACATTTTACTTCAGCTTTTGGTGAGCATGTTATTGCATTTGAAGTAGAGGAAGCGATGAAAGCTACGGTTGAAAAATTTCCTGCACAGATTACAGAATTTCATCTCGCTCCGGAAGTGAATCCGGAAGAAGGGTTACCTTATCATGAATGGTTTATTGAGTTTGAAAAAGAGCCGGAAAATTTAGACTTATTTAAAAATGAATTGGATGATCAGCTGAGAAAACGCAATACGTATTATGACGATTTGATTTCGGGCAATATTCTTCAGAAATTAAAAATCAGCAAACTTTCTAAAAACGCATTTCAGGAATATGCAAAATCTGAAGGTAAACTTGGCGGTCAAAATAAAATCCCGAGATTAGCAAATGACAGAAAAATTGCGGATTTATTGAAAATTTATAAAATTTAA
- the mfd gene encoding transcription-repair coupling factor: MHLKTIKESFLPDLLKKEFGREIFIQLENHQHLSIKGSAGSSVSIFTAELFLTHKKTILYLVDDKEDALYVNTEMEDLLGKEKVLYFPATHLEPYQVEKTQNANLVLRTDVLNKINSEKSPKIIVAYMGALSEKVLKKEDFKAISHHIKVGDQLDFDFVDELLSHYQFQQTDFVSEPGEFSVRGGIVDVFSYSNEKPYRITFFGNEVENIKTFDIETQLSVDKVKDFQLVSNMNFSVSGSRVSLLELLPKDSFVISKNAVVGLQKVRSFYEKSQEKYETLSKDISHRTPQELFISDEEFLFDYKKFKTIDFSPQSIEIPNIEQVEIKQTQQPSFHKNFELLIEDLEEKQQQGFETWISFSTDKQKERLESIFEDINFGDSGVSKISFKSFKSELHEGFVDTDHKLLVYTDHQIFDRYQRYKAKNTFAKSEQLTLKDLMSLKVGDYIAHIDHGIGKFMGLVKVNNDGKIQECFKLTYKNGDLLYVSIHSLHKISKYNGPDGKEVVLSKLGSPAWKSLKQKTKAKVKQIAFDLIKLYAERKTAKGFAYTPDSYLQNELEASFIYEDTPDQEKATIDVKNDMEADTVMDRLVCGDVGFGKTEVAIRAAFKAATDGKQVAILVPTTILAFQHYRSFKERLKDFPVNVSYLNRFRTAKQKSETIAGLKDGKIDIVIGTHQLASEKVKFKDLGLLIIDEEHKFGVSVKDKLKTLKSNIDTLTLTATPIPRTLQFSLMAARDLSVIKTPPPNRQPVETHMVGFSEEIIRDAVSYELQRDGQVYFINNRVENLKDIAGLIQRLVPDARVITGHGQMEGKQLERNVLDFMEGKYDVLVATTIVESGVDVPNANTMFINDAQRFGMADLHQMRGRVGRSNRKAFCYLITPPLDMVTSDARKRLEAIEQFSDLGSGFQIAMKDLEIRGAGDLLGGEQSGFINEMGFETYQKMMQEALEELKDDKDFENLFENEADRQKLFKSVKEVNIDTDLELMLPDSYISTTEERLLLYQKLAEIDNEIDLQKFESELTDRFGTLPSEAVNLLKSVALKWLAADIGFEKIVMKNGIFLGYFPNNPQDKFYQTDKFRHIISYLTQNPSQAQLKEKIGKEGNQLMMRKDGVQNVDEVNLLLKSILSL; encoded by the coding sequence ATGCATTTAAAAACCATAAAAGAAAGCTTTCTTCCTGATCTTCTTAAAAAAGAATTCGGAAGAGAAATTTTTATTCAGCTTGAAAATCATCAGCATCTTTCAATAAAAGGAAGTGCTGGTTCTTCGGTTTCGATTTTTACTGCCGAACTTTTTCTTACTCATAAAAAAACAATTCTTTATCTCGTTGATGATAAAGAAGACGCCTTGTATGTAAACACCGAAATGGAAGATTTGCTGGGTAAAGAAAAGGTTTTGTATTTTCCGGCAACGCATCTGGAGCCTTATCAGGTGGAGAAAACTCAGAATGCCAATTTGGTTTTAAGAACCGATGTTTTAAATAAAATAAATTCCGAAAAATCTCCGAAAATCATTGTTGCCTACATGGGTGCTCTGTCTGAAAAGGTTTTGAAGAAAGAAGATTTTAAAGCCATTTCGCATCATATTAAAGTGGGTGATCAGCTTGATTTTGATTTTGTAGATGAATTGCTTTCGCATTATCAGTTTCAGCAGACCGATTTTGTTTCCGAGCCGGGAGAATTTTCTGTACGTGGAGGAATTGTAGACGTTTTTTCTTATTCAAACGAGAAACCTTACCGAATTACTTTCTTTGGGAATGAAGTAGAAAACATTAAAACTTTTGACATCGAAACTCAGCTTTCTGTCGATAAAGTGAAAGATTTTCAGTTGGTTTCTAATATGAATTTTTCAGTTTCCGGAAGTCGAGTTTCCTTGCTTGAACTTTTGCCGAAAGATAGTTTTGTGATTTCTAAAAATGCCGTAGTTGGTTTACAGAAAGTCAGAAGTTTCTATGAAAAATCTCAGGAAAAATATGAAACATTAAGCAAAGATATTTCTCACAGAACTCCGCAGGAACTATTTATTTCTGATGAAGAATTTTTATTTGATTACAAAAAATTTAAAACCATAGATTTCAGTCCACAATCAATTGAAATACCAAATATAGAACAGGTCGAAATCAAACAAACGCAACAACCTTCTTTTCACAAAAATTTCGAATTACTAATTGAAGATTTAGAAGAAAAGCAGCAGCAGGGTTTTGAGACGTGGATTTCTTTTTCTACCGATAAACAAAAGGAAAGACTAGAATCTATTTTTGAGGACATCAATTTTGGTGATTCAGGGGTTTCGAAAATCTCATTTAAAAGTTTTAAATCTGAACTTCACGAAGGTTTTGTAGATACCGATCACAAACTTCTTGTGTATACCGATCATCAGATTTTTGACCGTTATCAGAGATATAAAGCTAAAAACACATTTGCCAAATCTGAACAGCTGACGCTGAAAGATCTGATGTCCTTGAAAGTAGGAGATTATATCGCTCACATCGACCACGGAATCGGGAAATTCATGGGATTGGTAAAGGTAAACAACGACGGAAAAATTCAGGAATGTTTTAAATTAACATATAAAAATGGAGACTTATTATATGTAAGTATTCATTCTCTTCATAAAATTTCAAAATACAACGGTCCGGACGGAAAAGAAGTTGTTTTGAGCAAGCTTGGTTCACCCGCTTGGAAATCATTGAAGCAGAAAACAAAAGCCAAAGTCAAGCAGATCGCTTTTGATTTAATTAAATTATATGCCGAAAGAAAAACAGCAAAAGGTTTTGCCTACACACCAGATTCTTATCTGCAGAATGAGCTGGAAGCAAGTTTCATCTACGAAGATACACCAGATCAGGAAAAAGCAACCATTGATGTAAAAAATGATATGGAAGCGGATACTGTGATGGATCGTTTGGTTTGTGGCGACGTTGGTTTTGGTAAAACAGAGGTTGCGATTCGTGCTGCGTTTAAAGCGGCTACTGATGGAAAACAGGTGGCAATCTTGGTTCCAACCACTATTTTGGCATTTCAGCATTACCGAAGTTTTAAGGAAAGATTGAAAGATTTCCCGGTTAATGTTTCTTATTTAAACAGATTCAGAACGGCAAAGCAAAAATCTGAAACCATAGCGGGCTTAAAAGATGGAAAAATAGACATTGTCATCGGAACGCACCAACTGGCTTCCGAAAAAGTGAAATTTAAAGATTTAGGTTTATTAATTATCGATGAAGAACATAAATTCGGAGTTTCTGTAAAAGATAAATTAAAAACTTTAAAATCAAATATTGATACGCTGACCTTGACTGCAACGCCGATTCCGAGAACTTTACAGTTTTCGTTGATGGCTGCAAGAGATCTATCTGTAATTAAAACACCACCGCCAAACAGACAGCCTGTGGAAACGCATATGGTTGGTTTTAGTGAAGAAATAATCCGAGATGCAGTTTCTTATGAATTGCAGCGTGACGGACAGGTTTATTTTATTAACAACAGAGTTGAAAATCTTAAAGATATTGCGGGGTTGATTCAAAGATTGGTTCCTGATGCGAGAGTAATAACCGGTCACGGACAAATGGAAGGGAAACAGCTTGAAAGAAATGTTCTTGACTTTATGGAAGGGAAATATGATGTTTTGGTTGCCACAACTATTGTAGAAAGTGGGGTAGACGTTCCGAATGCGAATACCATGTTCATCAATGATGCGCAACGTTTCGGGATGGCAGATCTTCACCAGATGAGAGGTCGTGTCGGGCGAAGTAACCGAAAAGCTTTCTGTTATCTGATTACGCCGCCTTTGGATATGGTAACTTCTGATGCAAGAAAAAGGCTGGAAGCGATTGAACAGTTTTCAGATTTGGGAAGTGGTTTTCAGATAGCGATGAAGGATTTGGAAATTCGTGGTGCGGGAGATTTGTTAGGCGGTGAACAAAGCGGGTTCATTAATGAAATGGGCTTTGAAACCTATCAAAAGATGATGCAGGAAGCTCTTGAAGAACTAAAAGACGATAAAGATTTTGAAAATCTGTTTGAAAATGAAGCAGACCGACAAAAATTATTTAAATCTGTAAAAGAAGTCAATATTGATACTGATCTTGAACTGATGCTGCCGGATTCTTACATCTCAACCACAGAAGAAAGATTATTGCTTTACCAAAAACTGGCTGAAATTGATAATGAAATTGACCTTCAGAAATTTGAATCTGAATTGACAGACCGTTTTGGAACATTACCTTCTGAAGCTGTTAACTTATTGAAAAGTGTTGCCTTAAAATGGCTTGCGGCAGATATTGGTTTCGAAAAAATCGTCATGAAAAACGGAATTTTCTTAGGATATTTCCCGAATAATCCTCAGGATAAATTTTACCAGACTGATAAATTCAGACATATTATCAGTTATTTAACGCAAAATCCATCGCAGGCGCAATTGAAAGAGAAGATTGGAAAAGAAGGTAATCAGCTGATGATGAGAAAAGATGGGGTGCAAAATGTAGATGAGGTGAATTTATTGTTGAAGTCGATTTTGTCTCTTTAA